A single genomic interval of Camelina sativa cultivar DH55 chromosome 11, Cs, whole genome shotgun sequence harbors:
- the LOC104723644 gene encoding uncharacterized protein LOC104723644 — protein MVNQINLQEEEEEKENYPLMITTKVVEYLQPVMCRELLCKFPDNSAFGFDYSQSSLWSPLLPRNYASPSDLDSGSSDGCVCRNLNLGDFHVGKKKMKMSMKKKTKNKKSNLVKLDMNLMKNEDSPKLGCFPIPSKGWNGVLKAASKHFKKSRKKRDSFSR, from the exons atggtgaatcaaataaacctacaagaagaagaagaagaaaaggagaactaTCCACTTATGATTACAACCAAAGTAGTTGAATACTTGCAACCAGTAATGTGTCGAGAGCTTCTCTGCAAATTTCCAGATAACTCTGCTTTTGGATTCGACTACTCACAGAGCTCTCTCTGGTCTCCTCTCTTGCCTCGAAATTACGCTAGTCCTTCCGATCTTGACTCCGGCTCCTCCGACGGTTGCGTTTGTCGGAACCTTAATCTCGGAGATTTTCATGTaggcaagaagaagatgaagatgtcaatgaagaagaagacgaagaataAAAAGAGTAACTTGGTGAAAttagatatgaatttgatgaaGAATGAAGATTCTCCTAAACTTGGCTGCTTTCCAATTCCTTCCAAG GGATGGAATGGCGTGTTAAAGGCAGCTTCAAAAcatttcaagaaatcaagaaagaagagagattcaTTCAGTCGCTGA
- the LOC104723643 gene encoding choline-phosphate cytidylyltransferase 2, protein MSVNGETKAPGGETTGSSDRPVRVYADGIFDLFHFGHARAIEQAKKSFPNTYLLVGCCNDEITNKFKGKTVMTESERYESLRHCKWVDEVIPDAPWVLTTEFLDKHNIDYVAHDALPYADASGAGNDVYEFVKAIGKFKETKRTEGISTSDIIMRIVKDYNQYVLRNLDRGYSREELGVSFVKEKRLRVNMRLKKLQEKVKEQQEKIHTVAKTAGMHHDEWLENADRWVAGFLEMFEEGCHKMGTAIRDGIQQRLMRQESEENRRMLQNGLTISEDNDDEQISDDNDHEDLSVSNKETVIVKK, encoded by the exons atgagcgTCAATGGTGAAACCAAGGCTCCAGGAGGAGAAACCACAGGTTCTTCAGATCGACCGGTTAGAGTCTACGCCGATGGGATCTTCGATTTGTTCCACTTCGGTCACGCTCGCGCCATCGAACAAGCCAAGAAATC GTTTCCGAATACGTATCTGCTTGTTGGATGTTGTAACGATGAGATTACGAACAAATTCAAAGGGAAGACTGTGATGACAGAATCTGAACGATACGAATCTCTTCGACATTGCAA GTGGGTTGATGAAGTTATACCAGATGCACCATGGGTTCTCACTACAGAGTTTCTTGATAAGCATAATATAGATTACGTAGCTCACGATGCTCTTCc CTATGCGGATGCTAGTGGAGCTGGAAATgatgtttatgagttt GTAAAGGCGATAGGGAAGTTTAAAGAAACTAAACGAACAGAGGGGATATCGACATCGGATATAATCATGAGGATAGTGAAAGATTATAATCAGTATGTGTTGCGTAACCTGGACCGAGGGTATTCGAGAGAAGAACTTGGTGTTAGCTTTGTTAAG GAGAAGAGGCTTAGAGTGAACATGAGACTGAAGAAACTACAAGAGAAAGTGaaagaacaacaagaaaag ATACATACCGTAGCAAAAACTGCAGGGATGCACCATGATGAGTGGCTTGAAAATGCGGATCGTTGGGTTGCGGGATTTCTTGAAATGTTTGAGGAAGGTTGTCATAAAATG gGAACAGCCATCAGAGATGGGATCCAGCAACGGCTAATGAGGCAGGAATCAGAAGAGAACCGGCGCATGCTTCAAAATGGGCTGACAATATCCGAAGACAATGACGACGAACAAATATCTGATGACAATGATCATGAAGATCTTAGTGTGAGCAACAAAGAGACTGTAATAGTAAAGAAATGA